A single Pseudodesulfovibrio aespoeensis Aspo-2 DNA region contains:
- a CDS encoding ArnT family glycosyltransferase, with the protein MQPINESYSPRLDVIAFVVIAVSFAVRYWFVATGQLNLVQDEAQYWDWIRRPQLSYYSKGPLIAGIIGLWCKVFGSVELGVRFGSVIGMSAIQAALYVGVSRVWREYRLAVFVLFVAATMPLFSGLGILMTTDNPLILCWTVGFFALAAATRNRPDHVPSSVPFVVLGACLAVGIWAKYMMLAFMGLAQVYAVILHLRGQLPPRFWRNFVLAGVIGVAVGMLPIILWNMQHDWVGFRHVARLSTGEPKPFSLRIVPFLEMFGAQIGLLGPWWFVLVMIGGWRAVRKSFFGPIGAFDRAYRRDLQSALFFWPLWGAITLWALKSKTEANWTAVAFMAASVLGGMALKAWWENPERTKKARLALAGIATAVTLLIFVSPLAPLPAEYNITNRLKGWDGLGLEVQRLMDAEFDNPAQVFIFSDKYDVTAELAFYTPGQPVTYCLWTPDRRMNQYDLWPGPGAERTGWDAIMVRKEHQGDAPGEAHALFESVGPPLHFQAEFRGQPARKFTLHLCKGFKGLWPDTPSGRY; encoded by the coding sequence ATGCAGCCCATCAATGAATCATATTCTCCGCGTCTGGACGTGATCGCCTTTGTGGTGATCGCGGTGTCGTTTGCGGTCCGGTACTGGTTTGTGGCCACGGGCCAGCTCAATCTGGTGCAGGACGAGGCCCAGTATTGGGACTGGATTCGCAGGCCGCAGCTCTCGTATTATTCCAAGGGGCCGCTCATAGCCGGGATCATCGGGCTGTGGTGCAAGGTGTTCGGCAGTGTCGAGCTTGGGGTCCGGTTCGGCTCGGTGATCGGCATGAGCGCGATCCAGGCGGCGTTGTACGTGGGCGTCTCGCGGGTCTGGCGCGAGTATCGGCTGGCGGTGTTCGTGCTGTTCGTGGCCGCCACCATGCCGCTGTTCAGCGGGCTGGGCATCCTAATGACCACGGACAATCCGCTTATTTTGTGCTGGACCGTGGGGTTCTTCGCCCTGGCCGCGGCCACGCGCAACAGGCCGGACCATGTGCCGTCGAGCGTGCCATTCGTGGTGCTTGGGGCGTGTCTGGCCGTGGGCATTTGGGCCAAGTACATGATGCTCGCCTTCATGGGCCTGGCCCAGGTGTATGCCGTGATTCTCCATCTGCGCGGGCAGTTGCCGCCGAGATTCTGGCGGAACTTTGTGCTGGCTGGCGTGATCGGCGTGGCCGTGGGCATGCTGCCCATCATCCTTTGGAACATGCAGCACGACTGGGTGGGCTTCAGGCATGTGGCCAGGCTGTCCACGGGCGAGCCAAAGCCTTTCAGCCTGCGCATCGTCCCGTTTCTGGAGATGTTTGGGGCGCAGATCGGGCTACTGGGGCCGTGGTGGTTTGTTTTGGTGATGATCGGCGGCTGGCGCGCGGTGCGCAAGAGCTTTTTCGGGCCTATCGGCGCGTTTGATCGTGCGTACCGGCGTGATCTGCAATCGGCCCTTTTTTTCTGGCCGCTGTGGGGGGCGATCACCCTGTGGGCGCTCAAGTCCAAGACCGAGGCCAACTGGACCGCCGTTGCCTTCATGGCCGCAAGCGTGCTGGGCGGCATGGCCCTCAAGGCATGGTGGGAGAACCCGGAGCGCACGAAAAAAGCCCGGCTGGCGCTGGCCGGGATTGCCACGGCTGTGACCCTGCTCATTTTTGTCTCGCCCCTGGCCCCGCTGCCTGCCGAGTACAACATCACCAACCGGCTCAAGGGGTGGGACGGGCTGGGCCTTGAGGTGCAGCGGCTCATGGACGCCGAGTTTGACAATCCGGCCCAGGTCTTCATCTTCAGCGACAAGTACGATGTGACGGCGGAGCTGGCCTTTTACACGCCGGGGCAGCCCGTGACCTACTGCCTGTGGACCCCGGACCGGCGCATGAACCAGTACGATCTCTGGCCCGGCCCCGGCGCGGAGCGCACCGGCTGGGACGCGATCATGGTCCGCAAGGAGCATCAGGGCGACGCCCCTGGCGAGGCCCACGCCCTGTTCGAGTCGGTCGGCCCGCCCCTCCACTTCCAGGCCGAATTCCGGGGCCAGCCCGCGCGCAAGTTCACCCTGCACCTGTGCAAGGGGTTCAAGGGACTGTGGCCGGACACCCCGTCGGGCCGCTACTAG
- a CDS encoding CBS domain-containing protein, which translates to MSAPIVRVGDVMKKEVLSIDGMATASDAAAMMRTARVSELLVARRNDDDAWGMVTITDLVKKVIVPGLDGKDVSIYEIMTKPIITVPAKMDIRHAIRLMNRTSVRSAPVEDLGEVVGVVTLSSLVLDNNLL; encoded by the coding sequence ATGTCTGCACCCATTGTGCGCGTAGGCGATGTCATGAAGAAAGAGGTGCTGAGCATCGACGGTATGGCTACGGCATCGGACGCAGCCGCGATGATGCGCACCGCACGCGTCTCGGAGCTGCTGGTCGCCCGGCGCAACGATGACGACGCCTGGGGCATGGTCACCATCACCGACCTGGTCAAGAAAGTCATCGTGCCCGGCCTCGACGGCAAGGACGTCAGCATCTACGAGATCATGACCAAGCCGATCATCACCGTCCCGGCCAAGATGGACATTCGCCACGCGATCCGCCTGATGAACAGGACCAGCGTGCGCAGCGCGCCCGTCGAAGACCTGGGCGAAGTCGTCGGCGTGGTCACCCTCTCGTCGCTGGTGCTCGACAACAACCTGCTGTAA
- a CDS encoding P-II family nitrogen regulator — MKFKLILAPVKTHKTDPIVDAAKAVGATGATIIPGRGTGMREAMTFFGLALEDQTDIVMFLLEEHLVKPVLEAIREAGEFHKPGTGIAFVLPIEQVIGMESQIERFKEEVREQYL, encoded by the coding sequence ATGAAATTCAAGCTGATACTCGCGCCGGTCAAAACGCATAAGACCGATCCCATCGTGGATGCGGCCAAGGCTGTCGGCGCCACCGGGGCAACCATCATTCCCGGACGCGGCACAGGCATGCGCGAGGCCATGACCTTCTTCGGCCTTGCCCTGGAAGATCAGACCGACATTGTCATGTTCCTGCTGGAGGAGCATCTCGTCAAACCCGTCCTTGAGGCCATCCGAGAGGCGGGGGAATTCCACAAGCCGGGTACCGGCATCGCCTTTGTCCTGCCCATCGAGCAGGTCATCGGCATGGAAAGCCAGATCGAACGGTTCAAGGAAGAAGTCAGGGAACAGTATCTGTAA
- a CDS encoding DUF1538 domain-containing protein, translating to MDFLTDFATALLSTCRDVLPIVVLLVGCQVFVLRSPIPRPKSLIIGGVYVVIGLAMFLMGLEKALFPIGRLMAEQLADPAFLLGGAAAASDWTAYGWIYLFAAMIGFSTTIAEPTLLAVALKAKEVSGGGISQWGLRITVALGVAVGITLGTFRIVTGTPLYIYILVGYVVVMAQTFFAPKKIIALAYDSGGVTTSTVTVPLVAALGLGLSEAVPGSNPALDGFGLIAFASLFPIIAVMAYAQVTQWVAGRRKNKFQGVKHEIQADTRAGQNA from the coding sequence ATGGATTTTCTGACAGATTTCGCCACCGCCCTCCTCTCCACGTGTCGCGACGTGCTGCCCATCGTCGTCCTGCTGGTGGGGTGTCAGGTCTTTGTCCTGCGCTCCCCGATCCCCAGGCCCAAAAGCCTCATCATCGGCGGCGTGTATGTGGTCATCGGGCTGGCCATGTTCCTGATGGGGCTCGAGAAAGCCCTGTTTCCTATAGGGCGGCTCATGGCGGAACAGCTGGCCGATCCCGCCTTCCTGCTGGGCGGTGCGGCCGCCGCTTCCGATTGGACCGCCTACGGCTGGATATATCTCTTCGCCGCCATGATCGGGTTTTCCACGACCATCGCCGAACCCACGCTTCTGGCCGTGGCCCTCAAGGCCAAGGAGGTCTCGGGCGGCGGCATCAGCCAATGGGGGCTGCGCATCACCGTTGCCCTGGGCGTGGCCGTGGGGATAACCCTCGGAACCTTTCGCATCGTCACAGGCACGCCCTTATATATCTATATTCTCGTTGGATATGTCGTCGTTATGGCACAGACGTTCTTTGCGCCCAAAAAAATCATCGCCCTGGCCTACGACTCCGGCGGTGTCACCACTTCGACCGTCACCGTGCCTCTGGTGGCCGCGCTGGGGTTGGGTTTGTCCGAGGCCGTGCCCGGAAGCAACCCGGCCCTGGACGGCTTCGGGCTCATCGCCTTTGCCAGCCTGTTCCCGATCATCGCGGTCATGGCATACGCCCAGGTGACCCAATGGGTTGCCGGGCGCAGAAAGAATAAATTTCAGGGGGTAAAACATGAAATTCAAGCTGATACTCGCGCCGGTCAAAACGCATAA
- a CDS encoding DUF1538 domain-containing protein has protein sequence MNQTSRTAMLVRTFSRIIAGRLWSSFKDLLPIILVIVFFQGVVLRQPLPDVFSVLQGGLLVIIGLTLFMQGLEMGLFPIGEQMAHALARKGSLFWLLTFSFALGFSTTVAEPALIAVSAEAARVVSQGGFIASGETAMANYALGLRLSVAFSAGLSILIGVLRILKGWPVQHFIIGGYVLVMIMTIFAPAAIVGIAYDAGGVTTSTVTVPLVAALGIGVASIIKGRNPLIDGFGLIALAALAPIIAVIGYGLIVFG, from the coding sequence ATGAACCAGACATCCAGGACGGCAATGCTGGTCCGGACCTTTTCCCGGATCATAGCGGGCAGGTTGTGGTCCTCCTTCAAGGATCTGCTGCCCATCATTCTGGTCATCGTCTTTTTCCAGGGTGTGGTACTCCGGCAACCGCTGCCGGACGTATTCAGCGTCCTGCAGGGCGGGCTGCTCGTCATCATCGGGCTGACCCTGTTCATGCAGGGGTTGGAGATGGGGTTGTTTCCCATCGGCGAGCAAATGGCGCACGCCCTGGCACGCAAGGGTAGCCTTTTCTGGCTCCTGACCTTTTCCTTTGCCCTCGGTTTTTCGACTACCGTGGCCGAACCGGCCCTCATCGCCGTATCAGCCGAGGCAGCCAGAGTCGTATCCCAGGGAGGTTTTATCGCCTCAGGGGAAACTGCAATGGCTAACTATGCGCTTGGGTTGAGGTTGTCGGTTGCGTTTTCAGCTGGATTATCCATTCTGATCGGCGTGCTTCGCATCTTGAAAGGTTGGCCGGTGCAACATTTTATTATTGGCGGCTACGTACTGGTCATGATCATGACCATTTTCGCTCCGGCGGCAATCGTGGGCATCGCCTATGACGCGGGCGGCGTAACCACGTCCACCGTGACCGTTCCGCTGGTTGCAGCCCTCGGTATAGGAGTCGCATCAATTATCAAAGGACGCAACCCACTCATTGACGGCTTTGGCCTTATAGCTTTAGCTGCGCTGGCTCCGATAATCGCCGTCATCGGATACGGACTGATCGTTTTCGGCTAA
- the trpA gene encoding tryptophan synthase subunit alpha — translation MNPMQSKIEAAKAKGKVALIPFLPAGFPNREQFWKELEQLDAAGAAVIEIGMPFSDPVADGPVVEKASLKCLEDGINLTWIFDGLKARKGQFNAALLLMGYLNPVYQYGLDAFGADCAAAGVSGLIIADLPHEESDFVKQAMAPHNVALVPLIGLNTSPERMRLYAQNAQGFCYFVSVLGTTGQRDSLPERIREKLAEARSIFTIPIALGFGIKHPDQLANFTGLMDAAVFGSALITHIATGHTSAQFMEPWQ, via the coding sequence ATGAATCCAATGCAATCGAAAATAGAAGCAGCCAAGGCCAAGGGCAAGGTCGCCCTCATCCCGTTCCTGCCCGCCGGATTCCCCAATCGGGAACAATTCTGGAAGGAACTTGAACAGCTCGACGCCGCAGGCGCGGCAGTCATCGAGATAGGCATGCCCTTCTCCGACCCCGTGGCCGACGGCCCGGTGGTGGAAAAAGCGTCCCTCAAGTGCCTTGAGGACGGCATCAACCTGACCTGGATATTTGACGGGCTCAAGGCGCGCAAAGGCCAATTCAACGCCGCCCTGCTGCTCATGGGCTACCTCAACCCCGTCTACCAGTACGGTCTCGACGCCTTTGGCGCAGACTGCGCCGCCGCCGGAGTCTCCGGCCTGATCATCGCCGATCTGCCCCACGAGGAATCCGACTTCGTCAAACAGGCCATGGCCCCCCACAACGTGGCCCTGGTCCCGCTCATCGGCCTGAACACCAGCCCGGAGCGCATGCGCCTCTACGCACAAAACGCCCAAGGCTTCTGCTACTTCGTCTCGGTGCTGGGCACCACCGGCCAGCGTGACTCCCTGCCCGAACGCATCCGCGAAAAACTCGCCGAGGCGCGCTCCATCTTCACCATCCCCATTGCGCTGGGCTTTGGCATCAAACACCCCGACCAGCTCGCCAACTTCACCGGGCTCATGGACGCCGCCGTGTTCGGCTCCGCTCTCATCACCCACATCGCCACCGGCCACACCAGCGCCCAGTTCATGGAGCCGTGGCAATAA
- the trpB gene encoding tryptophan synthase subunit beta — translation MKKGYFGDFGGQFIPELLMPPLLELEQAMETILPTEEFQTRFIGMLKENVGRPSAITYCPNLSRDLGLDLWLKREDLNHSGAHKINNTLGQGLLAKMMGKTTLLAETGAGMHGVATAVAAAMLDMKCLVYMGATDVVRQSPNVNRMRLMGAEIVPVQSGTKTLKDAINEALRRWLSDQETTHYCFGTAAGPHPFPTLVRTFQQVISREARQQFMERNNGALPDVVVACVGGGSNAIGMFHHFVPDPSVTIIGVEAAGTGEPGCDNSAPLNLGTNGVLHGMKTKLLQTSEGQIKPSHSIAPGLDYPGVGPEHAHLHDTGRATYVTINDAQAINAFKTLSRREGIIPALESSHAVAYAIEHRAELKGKSVLVCLSGRGDKDMGIVDSIL, via the coding sequence ATGAAAAAAGGATACTTCGGCGATTTCGGCGGCCAGTTCATCCCCGAGCTGCTCATGCCGCCCCTTCTGGAGCTTGAGCAGGCCATGGAGACCATCCTCCCCACAGAGGAGTTCCAGACCCGCTTCATCGGCATGCTCAAGGAAAACGTGGGCCGCCCCTCGGCCATCACATACTGCCCCAACCTCTCGCGCGACCTCGGGCTCGACCTGTGGCTCAAGCGCGAAGACCTGAACCACTCGGGCGCGCACAAGATCAACAACACGCTCGGCCAGGGGCTGCTCGCCAAGATGATGGGCAAGACCACCCTGCTGGCCGAGACCGGCGCGGGCATGCACGGCGTGGCCACCGCCGTGGCCGCCGCCATGCTCGACATGAAATGCCTCGTCTACATGGGCGCCACCGACGTGGTCCGCCAGTCGCCCAACGTCAACCGCATGCGCCTCATGGGCGCGGAAATCGTGCCTGTTCAGTCCGGCACCAAGACCCTCAAGGACGCCATCAACGAGGCGCTGCGCCGCTGGCTCTCGGACCAGGAAACCACCCACTACTGCTTTGGCACCGCAGCCGGACCGCATCCCTTCCCCACCCTGGTGCGCACCTTCCAGCAGGTCATCTCGCGCGAGGCGCGCCAGCAGTTCATGGAGCGCAACAACGGCGCGCTGCCCGACGTGGTCGTGGCCTGCGTGGGCGGCGGCTCCAACGCCATCGGCATGTTCCACCACTTCGTGCCCGATCCCTCGGTGACCATCATCGGGGTCGAGGCCGCAGGCACCGGCGAGCCGGGCTGCGACAACTCCGCCCCGCTCAACCTCGGCACCAACGGCGTGCTGCACGGCATGAAAACCAAGCTGCTCCAGACCTCCGAAGGCCAGATCAAGCCCTCCCACTCCATCGCCCCCGGCCTCGACTACCCCGGCGTCGGACCCGAACACGCCCACCTGCACGACACGGGCCGCGCCACCTATGTGACCATCAACGACGCCCAAGCCATCAACGCCTTCAAGACCCTCTCCCGGCGCGAAGGCATCATCCCGGCCCTCGAATCGTCCCACGCCGTGGCCTACGCCATTGAGCACCGGGCAGAACTCAAGGGCAAGTCCGTCCTCGTCTGCCTGTCCGGGCGCGGCGACAAGGACATGGGCATCGTCGATTCCATCCTCTAG
- a CDS encoding phosphoribosylanthranilate isomerase: protein MARPLIKICGMTRMEDVALCTSLGADLLGFIFHPASPRNADPDFAASVKTGRVVKVGVFVNQSAQEVVAIMDRCGLHAAQLHGGQDMAFCEAVGPDRVIRTFWPETYASPEALLRDMENYAEVCGHFLLDAGGKGQGGTGRSIDFGFLQHIEIQTPWFLAGGIGPDNLDAALAVNPPGLDINSGVETQPGIKDETKLRAVFDRLDKVE from the coding sequence ATGGCCCGCCCGCTGATCAAGATCTGCGGCATGACCCGCATGGAGGATGTTGCCCTGTGCACTAGCCTCGGCGCGGATCTGCTCGGGTTCATCTTCCACCCGGCCAGCCCGCGCAACGCCGACCCGGACTTCGCGGCCTCGGTCAAGACCGGGCGCGTGGTCAAGGTGGGCGTGTTCGTCAACCAGTCCGCCCAGGAAGTGGTGGCGATCATGGACCGCTGCGGCCTGCACGCGGCCCAGCTGCACGGCGGCCAGGACATGGCCTTTTGCGAGGCCGTTGGGCCGGACCGGGTCATCCGGACCTTCTGGCCCGAGACCTACGCCTCGCCCGAGGCCCTGCTGCGCGACATGGAAAACTACGCCGAAGTCTGCGGCCACTTCCTGCTCGACGCGGGCGGCAAGGGCCAGGGCGGCACAGGCCGGTCCATTGATTTCGGCTTTCTGCAACATATTGAAATACAAACACCCTGGTTTCTCGCTGGAGGAATTGGACCGGACAATCTCGACGCTGCCCTGGCCGTGAATCCCCCTGGCCTGGACATCAACTCCGGCGTGGAGACGCAACCGGGAATCAAGGACGAAACAAAGCTGCGAGCGGTCTTCGACCGGCTCGACAAGGTGGAATAA
- a CDS encoding indole-3-glycerol phosphate synthase TrpC gives MLDKFREAKQAEIDSLRKDFIEGRVPAMYQGERPSFVDAIRAKGPGAVIAEFKPSSPSLGVIRENANPLDFADIYAKNGAAAISVLTEHVYFGGHPDSLFLMTGPGLPLLRKDFIFDPLQVAMTASSPASAVLLIARMFGSAKELKQMVDLARMPGLAPVVEIFDQADLDTAREAGADIIQVNNRDLDTLTTTLDQSRKFIRQKRDNELWISASGVSTRAQVEEMAALGFDAVLIGTSLMQAKNPGQTLAELAGIA, from the coding sequence ATGCTGGATAAATTCAGGGAAGCCAAGCAGGCAGAGATAGACAGCCTGCGCAAAGACTTCATTGAGGGCCGCGTGCCCGCCATGTACCAGGGCGAGCGCCCCTCGTTCGTCGACGCCATCCGGGCCAAGGGGCCAGGAGCCGTTATCGCCGAGTTCAAGCCGTCGAGCCCCAGCCTGGGCGTCATCCGCGAAAACGCCAACCCGTTGGATTTCGCTGACATCTACGCCAAGAACGGCGCGGCGGCCATCTCGGTGCTGACCGAGCACGTCTACTTCGGCGGCCATCCGGACTCCCTGTTCCTGATGACCGGCCCCGGTCTGCCGCTGTTGCGCAAGGACTTCATCTTCGACCCGCTCCAGGTGGCCATGACCGCGTCCAGCCCGGCCTCGGCAGTGCTGCTCATCGCGCGCATGTTCGGCTCGGCCAAGGAGCTGAAGCAGATGGTGGACCTGGCGCGAATGCCCGGCCTGGCCCCGGTGGTGGAGATATTCGACCAGGCGGACCTGGACACGGCCCGCGAGGCCGGGGCAGACATCATCCAGGTCAACAACCGCGACCTGGACACCCTGACCACCACCCTGGACCAGAGCCGCAAGTTCATCCGCCAGAAACGGGACAATGAGCTGTGGATCAGCGCCAGCGGAGTGTCCACCCGCGCCCAGGTGGAGGAGATGGCGGCCCTCGGCTTCGACGCCGTGCTCATCGGCACCAGCCTGATGCAGGCCAAAAACCCCGGCCAGACCCTGGCCGAACTGGCAGGCATCGCGTAA
- the trpD gene encoding anthranilate phosphoribosyltransferase, with the protein MTVTVSEVLELLAQKQALTDEQAGFMFSELMTGNMTEGQTGAFLMGLRAKGEDSTDLAAGVRAGLAAAVKIPGFDGSRQEPVIDTCGTGGDGQCSFNCSTAVSLFLADMGHTVAKHGNRALSSSCGSADALEALGVPLEQSPEEAAKSLEEHHFAFLFAPAYHPAFRFVMPVRRQLGIRTLFNFMGPLLNPARPSHQLLGVGAPDKLHLMGETLLLTGVRRALIFAGAGGFDELTTWGVNRGYLINDDVMEKVTVNPEKLGFDAHAPEDVRVSNKDDAVTKLREILAGAGPRAMMDMVTLNLAGCLHLLEQGTMRQCADMARDIVNQGLTKGIPNAG; encoded by the coding sequence ATGACAGTCACTGTATCCGAAGTGCTCGAACTGCTGGCCCAAAAACAGGCGCTGACCGACGAGCAGGCCGGGTTCATGTTCTCCGAGCTGATGACCGGCAACATGACCGAGGGGCAGACCGGCGCCTTTCTCATGGGGCTGCGCGCCAAGGGCGAGGATTCCACGGATCTGGCCGCCGGGGTGCGCGCCGGGCTGGCAGCCGCCGTGAAGATTCCCGGTTTCGACGGCAGCCGCCAGGAGCCGGTCATCGACACCTGCGGCACGGGCGGCGACGGCCAGTGCAGCTTCAACTGCTCCACGGCGGTGTCGCTCTTCCTGGCCGACATGGGGCATACCGTGGCCAAGCACGGCAACCGCGCCCTGTCCTCATCCTGCGGCTCTGCCGACGCTCTCGAAGCCTTGGGGGTGCCGCTTGAACAGTCGCCGGAAGAGGCGGCCAAAAGCCTTGAGGAGCATCACTTCGCCTTCCTCTTCGCCCCGGCCTACCACCCGGCCTTCAGGTTCGTCATGCCCGTGCGCAGGCAGCTCGGCATCCGCACCCTGTTCAACTTCATGGGGCCGCTGCTCAACCCGGCCCGGCCCTCGCACCAGCTGCTCGGCGTTGGCGCGCCCGACAAGCTCCACCTCATGGGCGAGACCCTGCTCCTGACCGGGGTGCGGCGCGCGCTCATCTTTGCGGGCGCGGGCGGGTTCGACGAGCTGACCACCTGGGGTGTCAACCGGGGCTATCTGATCAACGACGATGTCATGGAAAAGGTCACGGTCAATCCCGAAAAACTCGGCTTTGACGCCCACGCGCCAGAGGACGTGCGCGTCAGCAACAAGGACGACGCCGTGACGAAACTCCGCGAAATCCTCGCTGGCGCAGGCCCCCGCGCCATGATGGACATGGTGACCCTCAATCTGGCAGGGTGCCTGCATCTTCTGGAACAGGGCACCATGCGCCAGTGCGCGGACATGGCCCGCGATATCGTAAACCAAGGACTTACCAAGGGAATTCCCAATGCTGGATAA
- a CDS encoding anthranilate synthase component II, which produces MFLLIDNFDSFTFNLVQAFQQLGADPVVIRNDEDEVLPLAESGKLTRVCLSPGPSNPQNAGHCLEFLKRLPARVPVLGVCLGHQTLGHFAGAPVVRAERIMHGKTSMVHHDGTGLFLGLPNPFEVCRYHSLLVPAEQAADVIEVTARTDQGEVMGLAYKDRPWFGVQFHPESILTPDGPKILKNFLTVEG; this is translated from the coding sequence ATGTTTTTGCTGATAGATAACTTTGACTCCTTCACCTTCAATCTGGTGCAGGCGTTCCAGCAGCTGGGGGCCGACCCGGTGGTCATCCGCAACGACGAGGACGAGGTGCTGCCCCTGGCCGAGAGCGGCAAACTGACCCGCGTCTGCCTGTCACCCGGACCGAGCAATCCGCAGAATGCCGGGCATTGCCTGGAGTTCCTCAAGCGGCTCCCGGCGCGCGTGCCGGTCCTGGGCGTGTGCCTGGGCCACCAGACCCTGGGGCATTTTGCGGGCGCGCCCGTGGTTCGGGCCGAGCGGATCATGCACGGCAAGACTTCCATGGTCCATCACGATGGGACCGGCCTCTTCCTGGGGCTGCCCAACCCCTTCGAGGTCTGCCGCTACCACTCGCTCCTGGTCCCGGCGGAGCAGGCGGCGGATGTCATCGAGGTCACGGCCCGCACTGACCAGGGCGAGGTCATGGGTCTGGCCTACAAGGACAGGCCGTGGTTCGGGGTGCAGTTTCATCCCGAATCCATCCTGACCCCGGACGGCCCGAAAATACTCAAGAACTTTCTGACCGTGGAGGGATAG
- a CDS encoding anthranilate synthase component I family protein: MQKIQLTQHGKWLPADVQTTISLYMGLVGDQPGILLESAEVDGRLGRYSLIVWDYRLMLHPVDGKLVVEATDERLAPLREFAGMDYLAGLKKVIAALSVTQVTKGGNSRDGLPGLTRGLYGYFGYGVAGMFERKLKDVCKPEDAEACLVLPGQMVLFDHLRHSCCYLSLDEGATPVPAPIQWGADLKAPEAGTPTVHPGKVEYMAGVDKCKDLIAQGECIQVVLSTRFTVPVPDDPFRIYRRLRQANPSPFMFYMKFPDCASMGRTCGTTLLGSSPEMMVRCAAGRLEVRPIAGTRWRGETEKEDMRLETELLADPKERAEHVMLVDLGRNDLGRISKPGTVTVEKFMNVERFSHVMHLTSYVEGELKDGLDGVDVLQATFPAGTLSGAPKIRAMEIIAETEPQERGPYGGCIGWMGLDDGVVNLDTGITIRSMWIRKGVCHWQAGAGIVYDSNAEAEWNECHNKARVLLEVITGKGGTDVFADR, translated from the coding sequence ATGCAGAAAATACAATTGACGCAGCACGGGAAATGGCTCCCGGCGGACGTGCAGACGACCATCAGCCTGTACATGGGGCTCGTGGGCGACCAGCCGGGCATTTTGCTGGAGAGCGCCGAGGTGGATGGCCGCCTGGGGCGGTACAGCCTGATTGTCTGGGATTACCGGCTGATGCTCCACCCGGTGGACGGCAAGCTGGTGGTCGAGGCCACGGACGAACGGCTGGCCCCGCTCAGGGAATTCGCGGGCATGGACTATCTGGCGGGGTTGAAGAAGGTGATCGCAGCTCTGAGCGTGACCCAGGTGACCAAGGGCGGCAACAGCCGCGACGGGCTGCCGGGACTAACGCGCGGGCTGTACGGTTATTTCGGCTACGGCGTGGCCGGCATGTTCGAGCGCAAGCTCAAAGACGTGTGCAAGCCTGAGGACGCCGAGGCGTGTCTGGTGCTGCCGGGCCAGATGGTGCTCTTCGACCATTTGCGCCATTCGTGCTGCTATCTGAGCCTGGACGAGGGGGCCACGCCGGTGCCCGCACCCATCCAGTGGGGCGCGGACTTGAAGGCTCCCGAGGCCGGAACGCCCACGGTCCATCCGGGCAAGGTCGAGTATATGGCCGGAGTGGATAAGTGCAAGGACTTGATCGCCCAGGGCGAATGCATCCAGGTGGTCTTGTCCACCCGGTTCACGGTGCCGGTGCCGGACGATCCGTTCCGCATTTACCGGCGGCTGCGGCAGGCCAACCCGTCGCCGTTCATGTTCTACATGAAATTCCCGGACTGCGCCTCCATGGGCAGGACGTGCGGCACGACCCTGCTCGGCTCGTCGCCGGAGATGATGGTCCGTTGCGCCGCTGGCAGGCTTGAGGTCCGGCCCATTGCTGGCACCCGCTGGAGGGGCGAGACCGAGAAGGAGGACATGCGCCTGGAGACGGAGCTGCTGGCCGATCCCAAGGAACGCGCCGAGCACGTCATGCTCGTGGACCTGGGCCGCAACGACCTGGGCCGCATCTCCAAACCGGGCACGGTCACGGTGGAGAAGTTCATGAATGTCGAACGGTTCTCCCATGTCATGCACCTGACATCCTATGTGGAAGGGGAGTTGAAGGACGGGCTGGACGGCGTGGACGTACTCCAGGCCACCTTCCCTGCCGGGACCCTTTCGGGCGCGCCCAAGATCAGGGCCATGGAGATCATCGCCGAGACCGAACCCCAGGAACGCGGGCCGTATGGCGGCTGCATCGGCTGGATGGGGCTGGACGACGGCGTGGTCAATTTGGACACGGGCATCACCATCCGCTCCATGTGGATACGAAAGGGAGTGTGCCACTGGCAGGCCGGGGCTGGAATCGTCTACGACTCCAATGCCGAGGCCGAATGGAACGAATGCCACAACAAGGCCCGCGTGCTCCTGGAAGTGATCACCGGCAAGGGAGGCACCGATGTTTTTGCTGATAGATAA